From the Cyanobacteria bacterium FACHB-DQ100 genome, one window contains:
- a CDS encoding transposase: MGGLEAIVYLLTQGCTWRNLPGDFPAWQTVYRYFRTWRKDGTWLRLHDHLRTWVRVSCHRVTSPSEAILDSQTIKRKYRSSGQMRFLAW, from the coding sequence GTGGGAGGTCTTGAAGCAATTGTTTATCTGCTGACGCAAGGCTGCACATGGCGCAATTTACCCGGAGATTTTCCAGCCTGGCAAACGGTGTATCGCTACTTTCGCACTTGGCGGAAAGATGGAACTTGGCTGAGATTGCACGATCATTTGCGGACTTGGGTGAGGGTGAGTTGTCACCGAGTTACCAGCCCATCAGAAGCAATTTTGGACAGTCAAACTATCAAGAGAAAGTACAGATCGAGTGGGCAGATGCGTTTCCTAGCTTGGTGA